GCGATAACCCCGGTGGCGATCGTGGAGCCGGTGGAGCTCTCCGGCGCCATGGTTTCGCGCGCCTCCATGCACAATCTCGGGATCGTGCGCAAGCTCGCCGGTGAGGGGCTGGGGATCGGCGCGCGGGTAGTCATGATGAGGCGCGGCGGTGTCATCCCGCACCTGGAGACGGTGGAGAAGCCGGGCGCAGGCGGGATCGAGATACCGAAGGCCTGCCCATCGTGCGGCTCTCCCGTGCGCGAGGAGGAGGATTTCCTCTACTGCACCAACGCGAAGAGCTGCGTGCGCGCGAAGATCGCGGAGCTCGGGCACTTCGTGAAGACGGTCGGGATCGACGGCTTCGGCGAGAAGCTTCTGGAGAAGCTCTACGAGTCCGGCGAGGTGACCGATCCGGCCGACTTCTACGGGCTCGAGGCGGGCGACCTGCTGGAGTTCGACCGCATGGGCGAGACCCTGGCGGCAAAGCTCGTGAGGAACGTGCAGGCGAAGAGGCGGATCCCGCTCGCGGTATTTCTGCAGTCGCTTGGAATACGCGAGCTCGGAAGGCACGCCGCAAAGATGCTCGAGGGGTTCGGGTCGCTGGAGAGGGTGCTCTCCCTCACCGAGGAGGATCTCTCTGAGGTGAAGGGCGTGGGTGATGTGATCGCGCGCGAGGTGGTGCAGGGGCTGAAGAAGCGGCGCAGGCTCGTCGATCGGCTTCTCAGGCACGTGGAGATCGCGGCCCCCGAGCAGGCGAAGGGAGGGGGGCTGCTGGACGGGAAGAGCTTCCTCTTCACGGGGAAGCTGCTTGCCATGGAGCGGTCCGACGCGCAGGGGCTGGTGGAGGAGCACGGCGGGGAGGCCGCGGACTCCGTGAACAATCGTCTCGACTACCTTGTCGTGGGCGACGGGGGAGGCGCAGGCTCGAAGCTCGCGAAGGCCAAAAAACTGGCGGAGAAGGGCGGGAAGGTGAAGATAATCGGTGAGAAGGAGTTCATGAGGATGAT
The Pseudomonadota bacterium DNA segment above includes these coding regions:
- the ligA gene encoding NAD-dependent DNA ligase LigA translates to MPMKRWEKMSVAGLEAEVRRHNRLYFADHAPEIPDSEFDRLVEVLRSKAPDSPALTELTSDVTATGAKVSHEIPMLSLDKCYDEESIIDWASKFEGQAIVSPKIDGVALSIKYGRDGNLVRAATRGDGTEGEDVTANVRMIKSVPKRIGALAKRGRDGVEVRGEAYMPLSVFARYRGEFSNPRNLAAGAVKQKDPRKTADYGLSFFAYDLLGAGARTEQEKLKWLAAEGFEELERKTVGPDGMQAAYDHFFSRRNGYDFETDGVVFKADRVDEQERLGSTAHHPRYAIAYKFQGDSGVTTLREVEWSVSRTGAITPVAIVEPVELSGAMVSRASMHNLGIVRKLAGEGLGIGARVVMMRRGGVIPHLETVEKPGAGGIEIPKACPSCGSPVREEEDFLYCTNAKSCVRAKIAELGHFVKTVGIDGFGEKLLEKLYESGEVTDPADFYGLEAGDLLEFDRMGETLAAKLVRNVQAKRRIPLAVFLQSLGIRELGRHAAKMLEGFGSLERVLSLTEEDLSEVKGVGDVIAREVVQGLKKRRRLVDRLLRHVEIAAPEQAKGGGLLDGKSFLFTGKLLAMERSDAQGLVEEHGGEAADSVNNRLDYLVVGDGGGAGSKLAKAKKLAEKGGKVKIIGEKEFMRMIRS